TCGAAAAAAGTATCCTTTTCTAATGGGAAATTGGAAGAATTAACCGAAGGAGAAAAGGGTAACGCAGGTATAAAAATTATATCAGAAAACGGAAGAGTATCTAATAGCATGACAAATGTCCTGGAAGAAGTAGAGCTCATGAAAGCAGCTGAAAAAGCTATTAGTATGGCTAAATATTCTGAAAAAGATGAAAATAACGGAATTTCAAATGACAAAGAATTCACTTATATAGACTGGGCTTATGACGAAGACACAAAAGAATTGGAAATTGATGAAATCATTGAATTAGCTGAAAATATGGAAAAATCAGCAAGAGAATATGATGAAAGAATAAAATTTGTGAGAGGTGCTGAATTCAGCACAAACTTGACAAAGGTTATTTTTGCTAACACAAACGATGTATATAAACATGCAAATTACACAACATCTTCTGCATCTATCATGCTTGCTGCAGTAGATGGCGATAAATCCTCAATGGGATTTGACTTTGAAATATCACAAAGTTACAGACTTATAGATACTAACAAAATAGTTAAAAATGCTGCTGAAAAAGCTTTAGCCGGTTTAGAAGCAAAAATTCTGAATTCTGGTAGATACAATATAATTCTATCTCCATTTACTTCTGCTCAACTTATTGGAATAGTCTTTAGTTCTTTATCTGGTGAAAATGTTTATAAAGGTAAATCTTTCTTTAAAGATAAAAAAGGAGAAAAGGTGGCTTCTTCTAAACTTACTCTAATTCACGACCCAATGAACGGCTCTGCCCCAATTATATGCAGTTTTGATAATGAAGGCACAAATACATCGAGATACCCATTCATTGAAAAAGGTGTTTTGAAGA
Above is a window of Geotoga petraea DNA encoding:
- a CDS encoding TldD/PmbA family protein, translating into MKERINKVLNYINEQGFEGQINVFSNKSKKVSFSNGKLEELTEGEKGNAGIKIISENGRVSNSMTNVLEEVELMKAAEKAISMAKYSEKDENNGISNDKEFTYIDWAYDEDTKELEIDEIIELAENMEKSAREYDERIKFVRGAEFSTNLTKVIFANTNDVYKHANYTTSSASIMLAAVDGDKSSMGFDFEISQSYRLIDTNKIVKNAAEKALAGLEAKILNSGRYNIILSPFTSAQLIGIVFSSLSGENVYKGKSFFKDKKGEKVASSKLTLIHDPMNGSAPIICSFDNEGTNTSRYPFIEKGVLKNYAHNIYSANALGEEPKGNAFASSNSPIPSISTINMHALTTTTKKKILKQEKALYIENIMGLHTADPVSGRFSVQISGRILENGEFSGSFRGMTLAGTIPELLENIDDISSDFKYTGSISGSTMLIKNMSVGGK